Proteins encoded within one genomic window of Bradyrhizobium sp. AZCC 1719:
- a CDS encoding GNAT family N-acetyltransferase, giving the protein MHIDIIETLPSLAKLEDNWNAVYDADDEAQIFLSWKWLKGWLSCIPGPWFILAAKAGDAADLPYVAFFPLRLQTKIEKSDIVCDMRMAGNFAADYTGLICRPEMENKVIPAFARYVRQMNWTRLNLDNLRMSERRVRLLLACFPKAGFRYTELNRINKVDGIDNGLCPYVTLPKSWDAYLESLSPNTRQKIRRLLKQVDAKGEYRITVATPETFAQDLKTLLGFWETKWRPRKGDRVDSLVQSNGVMLTRSFESGLVYLPTFWHGDRAVAALATLVDPRKRTFSFYMTGRDETFDGPPPGVILHAFSIRHAIELGYAEYDFLRGNEPYKYSFGCAERKILGTVLESRNGRDLGGGIDRRSIPDVLQQATELHRKGKAADAEMGYRRILDVQPKHADALHRLGQLLAARSDFTAAKRLFRTLTTVRPDAAKAWQCLGQVCESLGQHEEALRQHLEFMRLQPDSPDGFVAVARCMSKLGRLAEVNAALLAAIEPASGPSVRKWRDWRSIPNRQAARENSISA; this is encoded by the coding sequence GTGCATATCGACATCATCGAAACCTTGCCCTCGCTGGCGAAACTCGAGGACAACTGGAACGCCGTCTACGACGCGGACGACGAAGCGCAGATATTCCTGTCATGGAAATGGCTCAAAGGCTGGTTGTCCTGCATCCCGGGACCATGGTTCATCCTGGCAGCGAAGGCCGGTGACGCCGCCGATCTGCCTTACGTGGCGTTCTTTCCCTTGCGGCTGCAGACCAAGATCGAGAAATCCGACATCGTCTGCGACATGCGGATGGCAGGTAATTTCGCTGCCGACTACACCGGCTTGATTTGCAGGCCCGAGATGGAGAACAAGGTCATTCCCGCTTTTGCCCGCTACGTCAGGCAGATGAACTGGACGCGCCTCAACCTGGACAATCTGCGGATGTCGGAGCGGCGCGTGCGGTTGCTGCTGGCCTGCTTTCCGAAAGCCGGCTTTCGCTACACGGAGCTCAACAGGATCAACAAGGTCGACGGTATCGATAACGGTCTGTGCCCGTATGTCACGCTGCCGAAGAGCTGGGATGCCTATCTCGAATCGTTGAGCCCCAATACCAGGCAGAAAATCCGGCGTCTCCTGAAGCAGGTCGACGCGAAGGGTGAATATCGAATAACCGTTGCCACGCCCGAGACGTTCGCGCAGGATCTCAAGACCCTGCTGGGATTCTGGGAGACAAAGTGGCGGCCTCGGAAGGGAGATCGTGTCGATAGCCTGGTTCAGTCGAACGGCGTCATGCTGACGCGAAGTTTTGAATCTGGTCTGGTGTACCTGCCGACGTTCTGGCACGGCGACCGAGCCGTCGCGGCGCTGGCCACGCTGGTGGATCCGCGCAAGCGCACCTTCTCGTTCTACATGACCGGACGCGACGAGACGTTCGATGGACCGCCGCCGGGCGTGATCCTGCATGCCTTCAGCATTCGCCACGCGATCGAGCTTGGCTATGCCGAATACGACTTCCTGCGTGGAAACGAACCGTACAAATATTCGTTCGGCTGCGCGGAGCGCAAGATCCTCGGCACCGTTCTGGAGAGCAGGAACGGCAGGGATCTCGGCGGCGGGATCGACCGCAGGAGCATCCCTGACGTCCTGCAACAGGCGACTGAACTTCACCGGAAGGGGAAGGCTGCCGACGCCGAGATGGGCTACCGCCGGATTTTGGACGTGCAGCCGAAACACGCCGACGCGTTGCATCGGCTCGGCCAATTATTGGCGGCCAGGAGTGACTTCACCGCCGCCAAGCGGCTGTTCCGAACCTTGACCACGGTTCGCCCCGATGCGGCCAAGGCATGGCAGTGCCTGGGCCAGGTCTGCGAAAGCCTCGGTCAGCATGAGGAGGCGCTGCGTCAGCATCTCGAGTTCATGCGGCTGCAGCCGGATTCGCCGGACGGGTTCGTCGCGGTCGCCAGATGCATGTCGAAGCTCGGGCGGTTGGCGGAAGTCAACGCCGCGCTGTTGGCCGCGATCGAACCGGCGAGTGGACCGTCGGTGAGGAAGTGGCGCGATTGGCGAAGCATCCCGAACCGGCAGGCTGCGCGCGAAAACTCCATCTCGGCGTAG
- a CDS encoding endonuclease/exonuclease/phosphatase family protein, protein MATIRIMTWNVHGIFHLNPGFDLDGVCSVIRQWSPDIVALQEVDSRGRTDDPFALLAKAVADHSVDARSIVTEDGDYGQVLLSRWPFAEPPRISDVSYQEREPRRAITARILSDHGEIRVIATHLGLSIHERHAQAHALAELVQPTRTLVLGDFNDWFWVKSVRGVLARICPVRTRLRTFPARLPMMRLDRIYASPDLVIRSAWTDRKARTFSDHLPVIADVAFPE, encoded by the coding sequence ATGGCTACGATTCGCATCATGACGTGGAACGTTCACGGCATCTTCCACCTCAATCCCGGGTTCGATCTGGATGGCGTCTGTTCCGTCATTCGCCAGTGGTCGCCTGATATCGTGGCCTTGCAGGAGGTCGATTCGCGCGGAAGAACCGACGATCCCTTTGCCCTTCTGGCGAAAGCCGTCGCCGATCACAGCGTCGACGCGCGATCGATCGTCACCGAGGACGGCGACTACGGACAGGTGCTGTTGAGCCGCTGGCCGTTCGCCGAGCCGCCGAGAATTTCCGACGTCTCGTATCAGGAGCGGGAGCCCCGGAGAGCCATTACCGCGCGCATTTTGTCTGATCATGGCGAGATAAGGGTCATTGCCACGCATCTCGGCCTGAGCATCCATGAAAGGCACGCCCAGGCGCATGCCCTGGCCGAGTTGGTGCAGCCGACGCGGACGCTCGTGCTCGGCGATTTCAATGACTGGTTCTGGGTGAAATCGGTGCGGGGCGTGCTGGCGCGGATTTGCCCGGTCCGAACGCGGCTGAGGACGTTTCCGGCGCGCTTGCCGATGATGCGGCTCGACCGAATCTACGCCTCGCCCGATCTCGTGATCCGTTCGGCCTGGACCGATCGCAAGGCGCGCACCTTTTCGGACCATCTTCCCGTCATCGCGGATGTTGCGTTTCCGGAATAG
- a CDS encoding VTT domain-containing protein, translated as MPRCRLLQSSSILIPGETVWRRCKAGRLTILNDAAAYFAALREALLLATRQVYIIGWDIHSQTRFVGPSGYADDGYPQELGAFLKALLKTKPDLRINILNWNFPALYAAEREWNSAAKFTAHASDRLRFCFDSSLPLGSAQHQKIVVIDGALGFAGGLDLTIRRWDTSAHETRHPLRTDPDGKPYLPFHDVQCMVDGEAAASLTELAENRWHAAGCTVERPAATKGERWPASVPVQCRGMTVGIARTEIATARGGGVNEVARLFEASINAADRLIYIENQFTSATDIARLLAQRLLDVPQLRVLLVMPKMHSSWFESQAMQSGRGGFIAQFVSAGVMDRVRFVYPSTRDAGQAAAVMVHSKVMIIDDRILRVGSANLNNRSMGADTECDLAFEATSDAHCEYIAWLRRSLIGHFCGVDEREIERHEADLFGFLDRLAEDDGPKSLQPIDPAASVGGVAVMVQPVADPREPLHLDRAANRMWTAKTILAVSGLAAALAGLALAWQYTSLRDFADVGFVSSIISQPARSQFAPLFAIAAFVVGGLVVFPVLVLIAATSAALGPWMGFLSASAGVLLSALTLFSIGRVLGQARLQRLLGRRAARVQSSIIGKGVMAVAMIRMVPIAPFSIVNVVAGASKLSLRDFMLGTVLGMAPGIAVMAALGAQIADLARNASWINVLLLALAILAWIALCLGVQFLVTWLAGRRT; from the coding sequence TTGCCGAGGTGCCGTCTGCTGCAAAGCTCATCCATCCTCATTCCTGGCGAAACCGTCTGGAGAAGGTGCAAGGCAGGGCGGCTGACGATCCTCAATGATGCCGCCGCATATTTCGCCGCTTTGCGGGAAGCGCTACTGCTCGCAACGCGGCAGGTGTACATCATCGGCTGGGACATCCACAGCCAGACCCGGTTTGTCGGGCCTTCCGGGTACGCCGACGACGGCTATCCGCAAGAGCTCGGTGCGTTTCTGAAAGCGCTGCTGAAGACGAAGCCCGATCTGCGGATCAACATCCTGAACTGGAATTTCCCGGCCCTCTATGCCGCGGAGCGGGAATGGAATTCGGCCGCCAAGTTCACCGCGCACGCGTCGGACCGGCTGCGCTTTTGTTTCGACTCCAGCCTTCCCTTAGGCTCAGCGCAGCATCAGAAGATCGTCGTCATTGACGGTGCGCTTGGCTTCGCCGGCGGTCTCGATCTGACGATCCGGCGCTGGGACACCAGCGCGCATGAGACGCGTCATCCGCTTCGTACCGATCCCGACGGCAAACCCTATCTGCCGTTTCACGACGTGCAGTGCATGGTGGATGGCGAAGCTGCGGCCAGCCTGACGGAATTGGCGGAGAACAGGTGGCACGCCGCCGGCTGCACGGTCGAAAGACCCGCAGCGACCAAGGGCGAGCGCTGGCCGGCCTCGGTCCCGGTGCAGTGCCGGGGAATGACGGTGGGCATCGCCCGGACCGAGATAGCCACCGCGCGCGGTGGCGGCGTGAACGAAGTCGCGCGGCTGTTCGAAGCCTCCATCAACGCGGCCGACCGCTTGATCTATATCGAAAACCAGTTCACCAGCGCCACCGACATCGCGCGCCTCCTGGCGCAGCGGTTGCTGGACGTGCCGCAGCTTCGCGTCCTGCTCGTCATGCCGAAGATGCATTCGTCCTGGTTCGAATCGCAGGCCATGCAGAGCGGGCGCGGCGGATTTATCGCCCAGTTTGTGTCGGCAGGCGTCATGGACCGGGTCCGCTTCGTCTATCCATCGACGCGGGATGCCGGGCAGGCGGCCGCGGTCATGGTGCACAGCAAGGTGATGATCATCGACGATCGCATCCTGCGCGTGGGATCGGCCAACCTCAACAATCGCTCGATGGGGGCGGACACGGAATGCGACCTGGCCTTCGAGGCGACTTCCGACGCGCATTGTGAATATATCGCCTGGCTTCGCCGTAGTCTGATCGGGCATTTCTGCGGCGTCGATGAACGCGAAATCGAACGCCACGAAGCCGACCTATTCGGATTTCTCGACCGCCTGGCGGAGGACGACGGCCCGAAATCGTTGCAGCCGATCGATCCGGCCGCGTCGGTCGGCGGCGTGGCGGTCATGGTGCAGCCCGTCGCCGATCCCAGGGAACCGCTTCACCTCGACCGCGCCGCCAATCGCATGTGGACGGCAAAAACCATTTTGGCCGTATCCGGCCTCGCTGCGGCGCTCGCCGGCCTGGCGCTGGCCTGGCAGTACACATCGCTGCGCGATTTCGCCGATGTCGGCTTCGTCTCCTCGATCATCTCGCAACCGGCGCGGTCGCAATTCGCGCCGCTATTTGCGATTGCCGCCTTCGTCGTCGGCGGGCTAGTGGTTTTTCCGGTGCTGGTACTGATCGCCGCGACCTCTGCGGCGCTGGGGCCGTGGATGGGTTTCCTGAGCGCAAGCGCCGGCGTGCTGCTCAGCGCGCTCACGCTGTTCTCGATCGGGCGCGTGCTGGGCCAGGCGCGCTTGCAGCGGCTGCTCGGGCGCCGGGCCGCGCGGGTTCAAAGCAGCATCATCGGCAAGGGGGTTATGGCGGTCGCCATGATCCGGATGGTGCCGATCGCCCCGTTCTCGATCGTGAACGTGGTGGCGGGCGCCAGTAAATTGAGCCTGCGCGATTTTATGCTCGGCACCGTGCTCGGCATGGCGCCGGGAATCGCTGTCATGGCCGCGCTCGGCGCGCAGATCGCGGATCTGGCGCGAAACGCCTCCTGGATCAATGTGCTGCTGCTGGCGCTGGCGATCCTCGCCTGGATCGCGCTGTGCCTTGGCGTGCAGTTCCTGGTGACTTGGCTGGCGGGACGAAGAACGTGA